From Eleftheria terrae, the proteins below share one genomic window:
- a CDS encoding methionine ABC transporter permease, producing the protein MNFDGIFWPEIAEASLDTLTMSGVSLLFTVLLGLPLGVLLFLTAPGQLLARPVLYTLLSLVVNLLRSLPFVILLIVMLPVTVWVTGTSIGVPGAIPPLVAAATPFFARLVENVLREVDHGVIEACQAMGARTRQIVLGGLLPEALPGLLAAVTVTAIALISYSAMSGAIGGGGLGDLAIRYGYQRFQTDVMVVTVVLLVLLVQLVQWAGDHLVRRYTRK; encoded by the coding sequence ATGAACTTCGACGGCATCTTCTGGCCCGAAATCGCGGAGGCCAGCCTCGACACCCTGACGATGAGCGGCGTCTCGCTGCTGTTCACCGTGCTGCTGGGCCTGCCGCTGGGCGTGCTGCTGTTCCTGACCGCACCAGGGCAGTTGCTGGCGCGGCCGGTGCTCTACACGCTGCTGTCGCTGGTAGTGAACCTGCTGCGCTCGCTGCCCTTCGTGATCCTGCTGATCGTCATGCTGCCAGTCACGGTCTGGGTCACCGGCACCTCCATCGGCGTGCCGGGTGCCATCCCGCCGCTGGTGGCGGCTGCCACGCCCTTCTTCGCCCGGCTGGTGGAGAACGTGCTGCGCGAGGTGGACCACGGTGTCATCGAGGCCTGCCAGGCGATGGGCGCGCGCACCCGCCAGATCGTGCTGGGCGGCCTGCTGCCTGAGGCGCTGCCCGGGCTGCTGGCGGCCGTCACGGTGACCGCCATTGCGCTGATCTCGTACTCCGCCATGTCGGGGGCGATCGGCGGCGGCGGCCTGGGCGACCTGGCGATCCGCTATGGCTACCAGCGCTTCCAGACCGACGTGATGGTGGTGACGGTCGTGCTGCTGGTGCTGCTGGTGCAGCTGGTGCAGTGGGCCGGCGACCACCTGGTGCGCAGGTACACCCGCAAGTAG
- a CDS encoding methionine ABC transporter ATP-binding protein: protein MIRIENLSKTFQTPAAPVTVLKDVNLSIAEGEVFGIIGRSGAGKSTLVRTLNLLERPTAGHVHIDGEDITAFDATRLQGLRQRVGMVFQHFNLLSAKTVAENLRFPLKLAGVHDKAAMDARVDELLQLVGLGEHRNKYPAQLSGGQKQRVGIARALANHPKVLLCDEATSALDPETTQSILRLLLDINRKLGLTIVLITHEMDVIRTVCDRVAVLERGEVVEVGDVADVFLFPKHPVTRLLVSESGAAVDLRDIADELPGHAAGTLWRLTLLDDTATRPVLSDIAIESGLRLNVLRGSIGHIKGRPYGQIVVGLPDAATGDTLRSALQRHEIRHEVLA, encoded by the coding sequence GTGATTCGTATCGAGAACCTGAGCAAGACCTTCCAGACGCCAGCAGCCCCGGTGACGGTGCTCAAGGACGTCAACCTCTCCATTGCAGAGGGCGAGGTCTTCGGCATCATCGGGCGCTCCGGCGCCGGCAAGAGCACCCTGGTGCGCACCCTCAACCTGCTGGAGCGGCCCACCGCCGGCCACGTCCACATCGACGGCGAAGACATCACCGCGTTCGACGCGACGCGGCTGCAGGGCCTGCGCCAGCGCGTCGGCATGGTGTTCCAGCATTTCAACCTGCTCAGCGCCAAGACGGTGGCCGAGAACCTGCGCTTCCCGCTGAAGCTCGCCGGCGTGCATGACAAGGCCGCGATGGACGCACGGGTCGACGAGCTGCTGCAGCTGGTCGGCCTCGGCGAGCATCGCAACAAGTACCCGGCCCAGCTGTCGGGTGGGCAGAAACAGCGGGTCGGCATTGCCCGCGCGCTGGCCAACCACCCCAAGGTGCTGTTGTGCGACGAAGCCACCTCGGCGCTCGACCCCGAGACCACCCAGTCCATCCTGCGCCTGTTGCTGGACATCAACCGCAAGCTGGGCCTGACCATCGTGCTGATCACGCATGAGATGGACGTGATCCGCACCGTCTGCGACCGCGTCGCGGTGCTCGAGCGCGGCGAGGTGGTGGAGGTGGGCGACGTGGCCGATGTCTTCCTGTTTCCCAAGCACCCGGTGACCCGGCTGCTGGTGAGCGAGTCGGGCGCGGCGGTGGACCTCAGGGACATTGCCGATGAACTGCCCGGCCATGCGGCCGGCACCCTGTGGCGGCTGACCCTGCTGGACGACACCGCGACGCGCCCGGTGCTCAGCGACATCGCCATCGAATCGGGCCTGCGGCTGAACGTGCTGCGCGGCTCCATCGGGCACATCAAGGGCCGGCCCTACGGCCAGATCGTGGTGGGCCTGCCCGATGCGGCCACCGGCGACACGCTGCGCTCGGCGCTGCAGCGGCACGAGATCCGCCATGAGGTGCTGGCATGA
- a CDS encoding tetratricopeptide repeat protein, whose product MTVKDSAVQTSAAAPVDATLHAALAQAAQGRMPLAQLLDSATALGQQGRLDAALALYEAWLAHTDSPHRFVACFNWGTVLGALNRHADAEQAYRQALQLKPDFVQAHLNLGHQLEHLGRIEEALAEWRTVLALLDAAPPADEELRLHALNNLARALEAHKRYDEAQACMEQSLAVRSDQPKVLQHYVHIRQKQCAWPVDRTPEGVSRHQLLMATSPLAMLSASDDPALQLLAAKQFVADRVPAAGAPLPPRAQRRPGRIRIGYLSSDLCLHAVGLLTAELFELHDRSRFEVYGFCWTREDGSALRQRLLAAMDHHIRIGHLDDRAAAELIRAHDIDILVDLHGLTSGARPGILALRPAPAQVSYLGFPGTSALPGVDHVLCDRYVVPEALTPYMTEKPLYVPRCYQVSDRKREVAPTPQRATYGLPEDAFVYCSFNNNFKFTEELFDTWLRVLSQVPRSVLWLLADNRWAEQNLVQRAEARGIARERLIFAPRVSPAEYLARFKLADLFLDTFPYNAGTTASDVLWMGTPILTLSGRTFISRMAGSLLENVGLPDLVTTSLAEYERRAVELGRQPLRIASYKRYLAEHSAASPLFDVPGLVKDLEDTLAGLVTG is encoded by the coding sequence ATGACCGTGAAAGATTCCGCAGTCCAGACCTCCGCCGCGGCCCCTGTGGACGCCACGCTGCACGCCGCCCTGGCACAGGCCGCCCAGGGCCGCATGCCGCTTGCGCAGCTGCTGGACAGCGCCACCGCCCTCGGCCAGCAAGGCCGGCTCGACGCCGCGCTGGCGCTCTATGAGGCCTGGCTCGCTCACACCGACTCGCCGCACCGCTTCGTCGCCTGCTTCAACTGGGGCACCGTGCTCGGCGCGCTCAACCGCCATGCCGACGCCGAGCAGGCCTACCGCCAGGCCCTGCAGCTCAAGCCCGACTTCGTTCAAGCCCACCTGAACCTGGGCCACCAGCTGGAGCACCTGGGCCGCATCGAGGAAGCGCTGGCCGAATGGCGCACCGTGCTCGCCCTGCTGGACGCCGCACCGCCGGCCGATGAGGAACTGCGCCTGCACGCGCTCAACAACCTGGCCCGCGCGCTTGAAGCCCACAAGCGCTACGACGAAGCCCAGGCCTGCATGGAGCAGAGCCTGGCCGTGCGCAGCGACCAGCCCAAGGTGCTGCAGCACTATGTGCACATCCGCCAGAAGCAGTGCGCCTGGCCGGTCGACCGGACGCCCGAGGGCGTGAGCCGCCACCAGCTGCTGATGGCCACCTCGCCGCTGGCCATGCTGAGCGCCTCGGACGACCCGGCGCTGCAGCTGCTGGCCGCCAAGCAGTTCGTGGCCGACCGGGTGCCGGCCGCCGGCGCGCCGCTGCCGCCCCGGGCACAGCGCCGGCCGGGCCGCATCCGCATTGGCTACCTGTCGTCCGACCTCTGCCTGCACGCGGTGGGGCTGCTCACCGCCGAGCTGTTCGAGCTGCACGATCGCAGCCGCTTCGAGGTCTACGGCTTCTGCTGGACCCGCGAGGACGGCTCGGCGCTGCGCCAGCGCCTGCTCGCGGCAATGGACCACCACATCCGCATCGGCCACCTCGACGACCGCGCCGCGGCCGAGCTGATCCGTGCCCATGACATCGACATCCTGGTCGACCTGCACGGCCTGACCTCCGGTGCCCGCCCCGGCATCCTGGCGCTGCGGCCGGCACCGGCGCAGGTGTCCTACCTGGGCTTTCCCGGCACCTCGGCACTGCCCGGCGTGGACCATGTGCTGTGCGACCGCTACGTGGTGCCGGAGGCGCTCACGCCCTACATGACCGAGAAGCCGCTCTACGTGCCGCGCTGCTACCAGGTCAGCGACCGCAAGCGCGAAGTGGCGCCCACGCCACAGCGCGCCACCTACGGCCTGCCGGAGGACGCCTTCGTCTACTGCTCCTTCAACAACAACTTCAAGTTCACCGAGGAGCTGTTCGACACCTGGCTGCGCGTGCTGTCGCAGGTGCCGCGCAGCGTGCTCTGGCTGCTGGCCGACAACCGCTGGGCCGAGCAGAACCTGGTGCAGCGGGCCGAGGCCCGCGGCATCGCGCGCGAGCGGCTGATCTTCGCGCCGCGCGTCTCGCCGGCCGAGTACCTGGCCCGCTTCAAGCTGGCCGACCTCTTCCTCGACACCTTCCCCTACAACGCCGGCACCACCGCCAGCGACGTGCTGTGGATGGGAACGCCCATCCTGACCCTGTCGGGCCGCACCTTCATCTCGCGCATGGCCGGCAGCCTGCTGGAGAACGTGGGCCTGCCCGACCTGGTGACGACCAGCCTGGCCGAGTACGAGCGGCGCGCCGTCGAGCTGGGCCGCCAGCCGCTGCGCATCGCCTCCTACAAGCGCTATCTGGCCGAGCATTCGGCCGCTTCTCCGCTGTTTGACGTGCCGGGCCTCGTGAAAGACTTGGAAGACACGCTCGCCGGCCTCGTCACCGGCTGA
- a CDS encoding MetQ/NlpA family ABC transporter substrate-binding protein, whose product MSKLLSLLTAGVLAVAAAAAQADTLTIAASPVPHAEILEFVKPRLAKEGVDLQVKVFDDYIQPNVQVSEKRLDGNFFQHKPYLDEYNKSKGTNLVLLTPVHIEPFGAYSRKYKSAAELPQGATIAVPNNPANTGRALLLLAGLGLIKLKDPSNILATERDIVENPKKLKIRQLDAAALPRVLDQVDAAIINTNYALQAKLVPTRDAIFFETGKSYYANALVTRPDNQSAAAVKKLSAALNSPEVKKFIEDKYKGAVVPAF is encoded by the coding sequence ATGTCCAAGCTGCTCTCCCTCCTGACCGCCGGTGTGCTCGCCGTCGCGGCCGCGGCCGCCCAGGCCGATACCCTCACCATCGCGGCCAGCCCGGTGCCGCATGCCGAGATCCTCGAATTCGTGAAGCCGCGCCTGGCCAAGGAAGGTGTGGACCTGCAGGTCAAGGTCTTCGACGACTACATCCAGCCCAATGTGCAGGTGAGCGAGAAGCGCCTGGATGGCAACTTCTTCCAGCACAAGCCCTACCTCGACGAATACAACAAGAGCAAGGGCACGAACCTGGTGCTGCTGACGCCGGTGCACATCGAGCCCTTCGGCGCCTATTCGCGCAAGTACAAGTCGGCCGCCGAGCTGCCGCAGGGCGCCACCATCGCAGTGCCCAACAACCCGGCCAATACCGGCCGCGCCCTGCTGCTGCTGGCCGGGCTGGGGCTGATCAAGCTGAAGGACCCGTCCAACATCCTGGCCACCGAGCGTGACATCGTCGAGAACCCCAAGAAGCTGAAGATCCGCCAGCTCGATGCCGCCGCCCTGCCGCGCGTGCTGGACCAGGTGGATGCCGCCATCATCAACACCAACTACGCCCTGCAGGCCAAGCTGGTGCCGACGCGTGACGCCATCTTCTTCGAGACCGGCAAGTCGTACTACGCCAATGCGCTGGTGACCCGTCCTGACAACCAGAGCGCGGCGGCCGTCAAGAAGCTGTCGGCGGCCTTGAACTCGCCCGAAGTGAAGAAGTTCATCGAGGACAAGTACAAGGGCGCGGTGGTACCGGCCTTCTGA
- a CDS encoding HlyD family efflux transporter periplasmic adaptor subunit, whose protein sequence is MNARSAPTGRYFHGDEAFLSGLRQSEVTESTPRASWALVLMLLAVASAFGWAALARVDRITKAEGRVVPVGREQVIASLEGGILGEMMVREGQLVEPGQALLRLDPTRVEAQQNEGRAKLLALKASIARLSAEAAGRTPSFPAEVQAVPGLVKNEMATYSARRQALDEAVGVSRRSLALSRHELEMSEKLAAKGLLSEVEILRLRRQGNDLELQIQERQNRYRQDASTELLRAQTELAQLDEQMVVKQDVLRRTTLTSPVRGLVKNIKLGTLGGVVPGGATILEIVPVERGVLVEARIKPADIGFVRVGLPAEVKLSAYDYYSYGGLKGTIEQLSPGVLGEDGHASSADASYYRAVVRADVTALRTHGQPLPVLPGMTATVEIRTGERSVLDFLLLPVLKSQEAFRER, encoded by the coding sequence ATGAACGCGCGCAGCGCGCCCACCGGGCGCTACTTCCATGGCGACGAGGCCTTCCTCAGCGGGCTCAGGCAGTCCGAGGTGACCGAATCGACCCCGCGGGCCTCCTGGGCGCTGGTGCTGATGCTGCTGGCGGTGGCCAGCGCCTTCGGCTGGGCCGCGCTGGCCCGCGTGGACCGCATCACCAAGGCCGAGGGCCGGGTGGTGCCGGTCGGCCGCGAGCAGGTGATTGCCAGCCTGGAGGGCGGCATCCTCGGCGAGATGATGGTGCGCGAAGGCCAGCTGGTCGAGCCCGGACAAGCGCTGCTGCGGCTGGACCCGACCCGGGTGGAAGCGCAGCAGAACGAAGGCCGCGCCAAGCTGCTGGCCCTCAAGGCCAGCATCGCCCGGCTGAGCGCCGAGGCCGCCGGCCGCACGCCGTCCTTCCCGGCCGAGGTGCAGGCGGTGCCGGGCCTGGTGAAGAACGAAATGGCCACCTATTCGGCACGCCGCCAGGCGCTGGACGAGGCGGTGGGCGTGAGCCGCCGCAGCCTGGCGCTGTCGCGCCACGAGCTGGAGATGAGCGAGAAGCTGGCCGCCAAGGGCCTGCTGTCGGAGGTCGAGATCCTGCGGCTGCGCCGCCAGGGCAACGACCTGGAGCTGCAGATCCAGGAACGCCAGAACCGCTATCGGCAGGACGCCAGCACCGAGCTGCTGCGCGCCCAGACCGAGCTGGCCCAGCTCGATGAGCAGATGGTGGTCAAGCAGGACGTGCTGCGCCGCACCACGCTCACCTCGCCGGTGCGCGGGCTGGTCAAGAACATCAAGCTCGGCACGCTGGGCGGCGTGGTGCCGGGCGGCGCCACCATCCTGGAGATCGTGCCGGTCGAGCGCGGCGTGCTGGTGGAGGCCCGCATCAAGCCGGCCGACATCGGCTTCGTGCGGGTCGGCCTGCCGGCCGAGGTCAAGCTCAGTGCCTACGACTACTACAGCTACGGCGGCCTGAAGGGCACCATCGAGCAGCTCAGCCCCGGCGTGCTGGGCGAAGATGGCCACGCCAGCAGCGCCGACGCCAGCTATTACCGCGCCGTGGTGCGGGCAGACGTCACGGCGCTGCGCACCCATGGCCAACCGCTGCCGGTGCTGCCCGGCATGACGGCCACGGTGGAGATCCGCACCGGCGAGCGCAGCGTGCTCGACTTCCTGCTGCTGCCGGTGCTGAAGTCGCAGGAAGCCTTCCGGGAGCGATGA
- a CDS encoding group I truncated hemoglobin — protein sequence MATLYERLGGPAAVDAAVDRFYDRVLADDRIRHFFDGIDMARQRQHQKAFLTYAFGGAGSYSGGGMRASHAPLVARGLNDTHFDAVVEDLAATLREMGVAEDLVEEVALVTETVRDDILGR from the coding sequence ATGGCGACTTTGTACGAGAGGCTGGGCGGCCCGGCCGCGGTGGACGCGGCGGTGGACCGCTTTTATGACCGGGTGCTGGCCGACGACCGCATCCGGCATTTCTTCGACGGCATCGACATGGCGCGCCAGCGCCAGCACCAGAAGGCCTTCCTGACCTATGCCTTCGGCGGCGCCGGCAGCTACAGCGGTGGCGGCATGCGCGCCTCGCACGCGCCGCTGGTGGCGCGTGGCCTCAACGACACGCACTTCGACGCGGTGGTGGAAGACCTCGCCGCCACGCTGCGCGAGATGGGCGTGGCCGAGGACCTCGTCGAAGAAGTGGCCCTCGTCACCGAGACGGTGCGCGACGACATCCTCGGCCGCTGA
- a CDS encoding type I secretion system permease/ATPase, with protein MSHAPASAAADSLLQALVWLCRRHGLERTPQSLLAGLALDGRLRPDQAVQLLRDAGFNAGLVERPLPQLLSLLMPAVLLMNNGEAVLVLRRLPATRRRDAARYEVLLPASGEAPREVTEDELQAEYAGHALLASLKPTGVAGEHEAQGPAAHWLWGTLRRFLPYYRSAMLAALLSNVLMLATGLFTSVVYDRVIPHQAFVTLWALAGGALLAVVFDLAARQLRSYLIDLAGKKADVALGTALFRQTLGLRLEHRPESAGAFAHHVTQIEVVRDFSASATISALTDLPFIALFVGMTWLVAGPLALVLVLAIPIVLGLSWGVQSVLRRYISANLKQHADQHGVLIEAVEGLEDLRAAGAQGHFMQRFEQANAAASHTALQARALSSWVNNVAMVSQQLVTLAMLVWGVHLIAEQQLTGGALIAAVMFGTRAIAPLGSVVSLASRYQGARAALRSLNELMAWPTEREPGKRYLPRPQLDGRLGLHGVQFAYPKGSRAHAPTVLKGVNLVIQPGERVAVLGKIGSGKSTLLRLLGGLYQPTEGLAEADGLDLRQIDPADFRAQVGFVSQEPRLFQGTLKDNILMGRPHADAEQFVAVTRLTGLDKIAAAHPMGFDLPVGEMGGLLSGGQRQLVALARCLVTQPQVLLLDEPTSSMDAQAEAAFIHHLRTAIGRRTLVVVTHRPALLSLVDRVVVVEAGRILADGPKAQVLALLSGQAPATAPAAAPQNEAAAAAAAMEKVAA; from the coding sequence TTGTCACACGCCCCCGCTTCCGCCGCCGCCGACTCGTTGCTGCAGGCCCTGGTCTGGCTGTGCCGCCGCCATGGCCTGGAGCGCACGCCCCAGTCGCTGCTGGCCGGCCTCGCGCTGGACGGCCGCCTGCGGCCCGACCAGGCGGTACAGCTGCTGCGCGACGCCGGCTTCAACGCCGGCCTGGTCGAGCGCCCGCTGCCGCAGCTGCTGTCGCTGCTGATGCCGGCGGTGCTGCTGATGAACAATGGCGAGGCGGTGCTGGTGCTGCGCCGCCTGCCCGCCACGCGGCGGCGCGACGCCGCCCGCTATGAAGTGCTGCTGCCCGCCAGCGGCGAAGCGCCGCGCGAGGTGACCGAGGACGAGCTGCAGGCCGAGTACGCCGGCCACGCGCTGCTGGCCTCGCTCAAGCCCACCGGCGTCGCTGGCGAGCACGAGGCCCAGGGCCCTGCCGCGCACTGGCTGTGGGGCACGCTCAGGCGCTTCCTGCCCTACTACCGCTCCGCCATGCTGGCGGCGCTGCTCAGCAATGTGCTGATGCTGGCCACCGGGCTGTTCACCTCGGTCGTGTATGACCGCGTCATTCCGCACCAGGCCTTCGTCACGCTGTGGGCGCTGGCCGGCGGCGCGCTGCTGGCGGTGGTGTTCGACCTGGCCGCGCGGCAGCTGCGCAGCTACCTGATCGACCTGGCCGGCAAGAAGGCCGACGTGGCGCTCGGCACCGCGCTGTTCCGCCAGACCCTGGGCCTGCGGCTGGAGCACCGGCCGGAGTCGGCCGGCGCCTTCGCCCACCATGTGACGCAGATCGAGGTGGTGCGCGACTTCTCCGCCTCGGCCACCATCTCGGCGCTGACCGACCTGCCCTTCATCGCCCTGTTCGTCGGCATGACCTGGCTGGTGGCCGGCCCGCTGGCGCTGGTGCTGGTGCTGGCCATCCCCATCGTGCTCGGCCTGTCGTGGGGCGTGCAGAGCGTGCTGCGCCGCTACATCAGTGCCAACCTGAAGCAGCATGCCGACCAGCACGGCGTGCTGATCGAGGCCGTCGAAGGCCTGGAAGACCTGCGCGCCGCTGGTGCCCAGGGCCACTTCATGCAGCGCTTCGAGCAGGCCAACGCCGCTGCCTCGCACACCGCGCTGCAGGCGCGCGCGCTCTCCAGCTGGGTCAACAACGTGGCCATGGTGTCGCAGCAGCTCGTCACGCTGGCCATGCTGGTGTGGGGCGTGCACCTGATCGCCGAGCAGCAGCTCACCGGCGGCGCGCTGATCGCCGCCGTGATGTTCGGCACCCGCGCCATCGCACCGCTGGGCAGCGTGGTCAGCCTGGCCTCCCGCTACCAGGGCGCACGGGCCGCGCTGCGCTCGCTCAACGAACTGATGGCCTGGCCCACCGAGCGCGAGCCGGGCAAGCGCTACCTGCCCCGCCCGCAGCTGGACGGCCGGCTGGGCCTGCACGGCGTGCAGTTCGCCTATCCCAAGGGCTCGCGCGCGCATGCGCCCACCGTGCTGAAGGGCGTGAACCTGGTGATCCAGCCGGGCGAGCGGGTGGCCGTGCTGGGCAAGATCGGCAGTGGCAAGTCCACCCTGCTGCGGCTGCTGGGCGGCCTCTACCAGCCCACCGAGGGCCTGGCCGAGGCCGACGGACTGGACCTGCGCCAGATCGACCCGGCCGACTTCCGTGCCCAGGTGGGCTTCGTCTCGCAGGAGCCGCGCCTGTTCCAGGGCACGCTGAAGGACAACATCCTCATGGGCCGGCCGCATGCCGACGCCGAGCAGTTCGTGGCCGTGACCCGCCTGACCGGGCTGGACAAGATCGCCGCGGCCCACCCGATGGGCTTCGACCTGCCGGTGGGCGAGATGGGCGGGCTGCTGTCCGGCGGCCAGCGCCAGCTGGTGGCCCTGGCGCGCTGCCTGGTGACGCAGCCGCAGGTGCTGCTGCTCGACGAGCCCACCAGCTCGATGGATGCGCAGGCCGAGGCCGCCTTCATCCACCACCTGCGCACCGCCATCGGCCGGCGCACCCTGGTGGTGGTGACCCACCGCCCCGCCCTGCTGAGCCTGGTCGACCGGGTGGTGGTGGTCGAGGCCGGGCGCATCCTGGCCGACGGGCCGAAGGCGCAGGTGCTGGCGCTGCTGTCGGGCCAGGCGCCGGCCACCGCCCCGGCTGCCGCGCCGCAGAACGAGGCGGCCGCCGCGGCGGCCGCGATGGAAAAGGTGGCGGCATGA